One region of Bacteroidota bacterium genomic DNA includes:
- a CDS encoding ABC transporter ATP-binding protein, producing the protein MMKPILEIQNVSKKFRIAHEMSPYLTFQGRLMNLLRFKSTMTSEEFWALKDVSFSILPGESVGIIGKNGAGKSTLLKILSRITPPSTGRIITRGRIASLLEVGTGFHPELTGRENIFLNGSILGMKRKEIQQKFDAIVDFSGVEKFLDTPLKHYSSGMQLRLAFAVAAFLEPEILIIDEVLAVGDAEFQKKCMGKMDEVANSGRTILFVSHNMGAIKSLCSKAILFKQGQVEMIGPSAQIVEHYLATTQTHSENVREYIQSKDGRVKLKMPFWIDNQQQKVNTYSYGDNPTLRFELEINSPVQEMVIGFALVTKDGSRLFTSHSNDDLNFKLPDTAIGKFTVDTRIDLPSLSPGVYDVVFGIKDKNHDTLVYSENEITLDLNYIRKEKDGDEGLLWHTTNWQFHNH; encoded by the coding sequence ATGATGAAACCGATCCTCGAAATCCAAAACGTCTCGAAGAAATTCAGGATCGCGCATGAAATGTCGCCTTACCTGACTTTTCAGGGTCGTCTTATGAATTTGTTGCGGTTTAAGAGCACGATGACATCAGAAGAATTCTGGGCATTAAAAGACGTTTCTTTCAGCATTCTTCCGGGAGAGTCTGTCGGAATCATTGGCAAAAACGGAGCAGGAAAATCCACCTTACTGAAAATTCTGTCCAGGATCACTCCGCCGAGCACCGGAAGAATCATTACACGTGGCAGAATCGCAAGTCTTCTTGAAGTTGGAACCGGGTTTCATCCTGAATTGACAGGTCGTGAGAACATCTTCCTGAATGGTTCCATTCTCGGGATGAAAAGGAAAGAAATCCAGCAGAAATTCGATGCCATTGTTGATTTTTCCGGAGTAGAAAAATTTCTGGACACACCTCTCAAACATTACTCCAGCGGAATGCAGCTTAGACTTGCATTCGCGGTCGCAGCTTTTCTTGAACCGGAGATTTTGATTATTGACGAAGTACTTGCAGTTGGCGATGCAGAATTTCAAAAGAAATGCATGGGAAAAATGGACGAAGTCGCGAACAGCGGGAGAACCATACTTTTTGTCAGTCACAATATGGGCGCGATAAAAAGTTTGTGCAGCAAAGCCATTCTCTTCAAACAAGGCCAGGTTGAAATGATCGGTCCTTCCGCGCAAATTGTGGAGCACTATCTTGCCACAACGCAAACACATTCTGAGAATGTCAGAGAATATATTCAATCGAAAGACGGAAGAGTTAAACTCAAAATGCCATTTTGGATTGATAATCAGCAGCAGAAAGTGAATACCTATTCTTATGGCGATAATCCTACTTTACGCTTTGAGCTTGAAATAAATTCTCCGGTTCAGGAGATGGTTATCGGCTTTGCACTGGTCACCAAAGACGGATCCAGATTATTTACTTCTCATTCCAACGATGATCTGAACTTTAAACTTCCGGACACCGCCATAGGCAAATTTACTGTAGATACAAGAATAGATTTACCTTCACTTTCTCCGGGAGTCTACGATGTCGTTTTCGGCATCAAGGATAAAAATCATGATACACTGGTATATTCGGAAAATGAAATCACACTCGATCTGAATTATATCCGTAAAGAAAAAGATGGTGACGAAGGTTTACTCTGGCATACTACCAACTGGCAATTTCACAATCATTGA
- a CDS encoding class I SAM-dependent methyltransferase: MSSGPQPKSLDTTYPMTWEETIVHLRTLPAFQQVLHDSYLDSDLVLNAERFQSSDEFKATLELLFTYAPEAKTILDVGSGNGVSTIALAKSGYTLTALEPDPSATVGCAAIKTLAEHYGINTISILQSYAEDIPAENNSFDIVHVRQAMHHAHNLEKFLQEIARVLKPGGFLFTIRDHVIYNEEDKLLFLKSHPLQEYYGGENAYRESTYLAAMEHAGFKVIRVIRYFDSIINYSPMTTDSLASLPGQFTQNLNTRAKQKFGILGKLGLFQYIYRKAVQLKFGGPLDERRIPGRMYSFVAIKPALT, encoded by the coding sequence ATGTCATCAGGCCCGCAACCGAAATCCTTAGATACCACTTACCCGATGACATGGGAAGAAACCATCGTTCATCTGAGAACTCTGCCCGCTTTTCAACAAGTTCTGCATGATTCTTACCTGGACTCTGATTTGGTTTTAAATGCAGAGCGATTTCAATCGTCCGATGAATTCAAAGCCACATTAGAACTACTATTTACCTATGCCCCTGAAGCCAAAACAATTCTGGATGTCGGTTCGGGAAATGGAGTCAGCACCATTGCTTTGGCGAAAAGTGGGTATACGCTCACAGCTCTGGAACCAGATCCCAGCGCGACTGTTGGATGTGCCGCGATCAAAACCTTAGCCGAACATTACGGAATAAATACAATATCAATCCTACAGTCGTATGCTGAAGATATTCCTGCAGAAAATAATTCGTTCGATATCGTGCATGTTCGACAGGCTATGCACCATGCACACAACCTGGAAAAGTTTCTCCAGGAAATTGCAAGAGTTCTGAAACCCGGGGGCTTTCTTTTTACCATCCGGGATCATGTAATTTACAATGAAGAAGATAAGCTCCTCTTCCTGAAATCCCATCCTTTGCAGGAATATTACGGTGGAGAAAACGCATATCGTGAATCAACGTATCTCGCCGCCATGGAACATGCCGGTTTTAAAGTGATCAGGGTGATCCGGTATTTTGATTCGATTATCAATTACTCCCCAATGACGACGGATTCTTTGGCTTCCTTACCAGGTCAATTCACCCAGAATTTGAATACACGTGCCAAACAGAAGTTTGGGATATTAGGTAAATTAGGCCTCTTCCAATATATTTACCGAAAAGCTGTTCAACTGAAATTCGGTGGACCCTTAGACGAGCGCAGGATTCCGGGAAGAATGTATAGCTTTGTCGCTATAAAGCCTGCGCTTACCTAA
- a CDS encoding NAD(P)-dependent oxidoreductase, with protein MPTILITGGAGFIGSHLTELLLSQGNTVVVLDNFSYGKKSYLDSNNPALFIHEADILDQKTVTGIFEKHKPETVFHLAAIHHIPTCEQKPELALRTNIEGTENVILAAQSVRVKKFVFASSGAVYEIVDHELHEDETPVVPHDIYSITKRAGEDLVRLYAERKVFKAVCCRLFNTVGAHETNAHLVPDILQQVLQNKTEIALGNLTPLRSYIHVQDVAEAFATIGSRDYARDFEAFNVGTELEHSVSDILELIAEISGKKLSAFQHPDRIRKVDRHRQQASLKKTISMTGWSPKRTLKEALNDAYQEAIHV; from the coding sequence ATGCCTACCATCCTGATTACCGGAGGAGCCGGATTTATTGGTTCCCATCTCACCGAATTATTATTGTCGCAGGGTAATACAGTTGTCGTGTTAGACAATTTTTCCTACGGTAAAAAATCCTATTTAGATTCTAATAACCCTGCCCTTTTTATCCATGAGGCGGATATTCTTGATCAAAAAACTGTAACCGGGATTTTCGAGAAACATAAGCCGGAAACAGTTTTCCACCTGGCAGCGATTCATCACATTCCAACCTGCGAACAAAAACCTGAGTTAGCACTCCGTACCAATATTGAGGGTACTGAAAACGTGATTCTCGCCGCACAAAGTGTTCGGGTAAAAAAATTTGTTTTTGCTTCCAGCGGCGCGGTCTACGAAATTGTGGACCATGAATTACACGAGGATGAAACGCCTGTTGTTCCCCACGATATTTACAGCATTACGAAAAGAGCCGGTGAAGATCTGGTTCGTTTGTATGCTGAGCGAAAAGTTTTCAAAGCTGTTTGTTGCCGGTTATTCAATACAGTGGGTGCACACGAAACCAATGCCCACCTGGTTCCGGATATTTTACAGCAAGTTCTTCAGAACAAAACGGAAATCGCTCTGGGAAATCTCACGCCGTTGAGGAGTTATATTCATGTTCAGGATGTCGCGGAAGCTTTCGCAACCATTGGCAGCCGAGACTATGCAAGAGATTTCGAGGCCTTTAATGTTGGTACCGAATTGGAACATTCAGTTTCGGATATCCTTGAGCTCATTGCTGAAATTTCCGGTAAAAAACTCAGCGCATTCCAACATCCCGACAGAATCCGAAAAGTTGACAGACACCGACAGCAGGCCAGTTTGAAGAAAACTATTTCCATGACCGGTTGGTCACCAAAGCGAACATTAAAAGAAGCACTGAACGACGCATATCAGGAAGCGATACATGTTTAA
- a CDS encoding class I SAM-dependent methyltransferase, with protein sequence MQYQLSGKKAWTTGYDDFKWNQINASIQDPSFLSEIDAGRLPSGYGKKIDDRIVEYPWIFAQLKNSGKKILDAGSTFNYPILVSNALLQEKDLTIFTFYPEINNYSSKRISYVYGDLLDMPFRNELFDTIICQSTLEHIDMDNSIYGYDLERRDTTQEKSYSFLKGISELLRVLKSGGMMCITFPYGKFENHGFFQQFDSEMVSRIRTVLEPAGKIMKERYFLYKPEGWIVSNSEEANEAESYNPHTGKGKGTDDAAHCRSLCCIAFSKN encoded by the coding sequence ATGCAGTATCAGCTATCCGGTAAAAAAGCATGGACGACAGGGTATGATGATTTCAAGTGGAACCAAATCAATGCAAGCATACAAGATCCGTCATTCCTCTCGGAAATTGACGCAGGCAGACTTCCATCAGGCTATGGTAAGAAGATTGATGACAGAATTGTTGAATACCCATGGATTTTTGCGCAACTAAAAAATTCCGGCAAGAAAATTCTGGATGCAGGTTCAACATTCAATTACCCCATACTTGTTTCGAATGCTTTGTTACAAGAAAAAGATTTAACCATTTTCACCTTTTATCCGGAAATCAATAATTATTCCTCAAAACGAATCTCTTACGTTTACGGGGACCTCCTGGATATGCCGTTCAGAAATGAATTATTTGACACAATTATTTGTCAGAGTACCCTTGAACATATCGATATGGATAATTCCATCTATGGTTATGATCTGGAGCGAAGGGATACTACACAGGAAAAAAGTTACTCATTTTTAAAAGGAATTTCAGAATTACTGAGGGTTTTAAAATCCGGGGGAATGATGTGCATTACATTTCCCTATGGTAAATTTGAGAACCATGGATTCTTTCAACAATTTGATTCAGAAATGGTTTCACGAATCAGAACAGTATTGGAACCGGCGGGAAAAATAATGAAGGAAAGGTATTTTTTATACAAACCCGAAGGATGGATTGTTTCTAATTCCGAGGAAGCCAATGAAGCAGAATCATACAATCCTCATACCGGCAAGGGTAAAGGAACAGATGATGCTGCACATTGCCGTTCATTATGTTGCATCGCTTTTTCGAAAAATTAA
- a CDS encoding nucleotide-diphospho-sugar transferase → MNSALFHTPVLFLIYNRPEHTRKVFDVIRQLRPSILYIAADGPRDHIPGDREKCEATRKVTETVDWECKVSTLFRDKNKSTKYAVPDAIDWFFKNNNQGIILEDDCVPDLSFFSFCETLLEKYKNDERVMHINGSNYLKGKKYNFKGSYYFSRLCHPWGWATWKRAWEKYDFEMEKLDQFIQADKLTILTPNKEWRKYYYDFLEKTKNGLIDTWDIQWFYTVWNLSGFVITPTINLVSNIGFGNDATNTNYEITRLAEMKKGKLKQIQPDDSFVVNTKADQRAVEIKVKEGRGNLMQKINHKLKLIFKSSS, encoded by the coding sequence ATGAATAGCGCGCTATTTCATACGCCGGTACTATTTCTTATTTACAACCGGCCTGAACATACAAGAAAAGTATTTGATGTAATACGACAATTACGTCCGTCAATACTATACATCGCTGCGGATGGGCCAAGAGATCACATTCCGGGAGATCGTGAAAAGTGTGAAGCCACCCGTAAAGTTACAGAAACTGTGGATTGGGAATGCAAAGTCTCTACTTTATTCAGGGATAAAAACAAATCTACCAAATACGCGGTTCCTGATGCTATCGATTGGTTTTTCAAAAATAATAACCAGGGAATTATTCTGGAAGATGACTGTGTGCCGGATCTGAGTTTTTTTAGTTTCTGTGAAACTCTTCTCGAGAAATACAAAAACGATGAACGTGTAATGCACATCAATGGTTCAAATTATTTAAAAGGTAAAAAATACAATTTCAAAGGGTCATATTATTTCTCACGATTATGTCATCCATGGGGATGGGCTACCTGGAAAAGAGCTTGGGAAAAATATGATTTCGAAATGGAAAAACTGGATCAGTTCATTCAAGCAGATAAATTAACAATACTAACTCCAAATAAAGAGTGGAGAAAGTACTATTATGACTTCCTTGAAAAAACCAAAAATGGGCTCATCGACACCTGGGATATTCAATGGTTCTACACAGTATGGAATCTTTCGGGTTTTGTAATTACACCGACAATAAACCTGGTTAGTAATATTGGGTTTGGAAATGACGCAACCAATACAAATTATGAAATTACTCGTCTTGCTGAAATGAAAAAAGGCAAGTTGAAACAAATTCAACCCGATGACAGTTTCGTTGTAAATACGAAAGCGGATCAGCGGGCTGTTGAGATAAAAGTTAAGGAAGGCCGGGGAAATTTAATGCAGAAAATAAACCATAAACTTAAGCTCATTTTCAAATCATCATCCTGA
- a CDS encoding ABC transporter permease gives MEYEIKPAQRLGLDIKELWDFRELFFFFTWRDIKIKYKQTVLGALWAILQPFLLMLVFTFFFNHALKVPSENIPYPIFVFTGLMLWNVFAGGISNAGNSMVNNANIIKKIYFPRLIIPVSAILASLVDYMMTFIILIGMLIYYHAPIHFSTLIIGLPLSLLITLMTTFGLGSFLSALNVKYRDFRYVIPFLVQFLLFLTPVIYPVSIIPEGWMRETVQILNPMAGAIDTFRAAFSGAGIDYVLAGKSFCVSLLFSVIGMAYFRKTEHYFADLA, from the coding sequence ATGGAATACGAAATTAAACCCGCACAACGTTTAGGCCTGGACATAAAGGAGTTATGGGATTTTCGCGAACTCTTTTTCTTCTTCACCTGGAGGGATATTAAAATAAAATACAAGCAAACTGTCCTGGGTGCTCTGTGGGCGATTCTACAGCCATTTCTGTTGATGCTTGTATTCACATTTTTTTTTAATCACGCGCTCAAGGTTCCTTCTGAAAATATCCCCTACCCGATTTTTGTCTTTACAGGATTAATGCTCTGGAACGTATTTGCAGGCGGTATCAGCAATGCCGGTAACAGCATGGTGAACAATGCCAATATTATCAAGAAGATCTATTTTCCAAGACTTATAATTCCGGTATCTGCCATTCTTGCCTCACTGGTAGATTACATGATGACATTTATTATCCTGATTGGAATGTTGATTTATTATCATGCTCCGATACATTTTTCAACACTGATCATTGGATTGCCTTTAAGTTTGCTGATCACTTTAATGACCACATTTGGCCTGGGAAGTTTTCTTTCCGCATTGAATGTAAAATACAGGGATTTCAGATATGTCATTCCCTTCCTGGTTCAGTTTCTTCTTTTTCTCACGCCTGTAATTTATCCGGTGAGTATTATTCCGGAAGGCTGGATGAGAGAAACAGTGCAAATCCTGAATCCCATGGCAGGCGCGATTGACACATTCCGGGCCGCGTTTTCAGGCGCCGGAATTGATTATGTTCTGGCAGGTAAAAGCTTTTGCGTTTCCCTCTTGTTTTCTGTTATCGGCATGGCTTACTTCCGGAAGACTGAACATTATTTTGCTGACCTCGCATGA
- a CDS encoding class I SAM-dependent methyltransferase, with protein MFGKINKYYREGNLALAIKQKLDNYLDKWIVKEQGKKLGSKIYSRFYIRNEAEAAQFFFAQSLAWKNHFKDKNTILVFGSPGNTELSVLLTKLKANGIQVILVPFAELSTLKNHEKDSGKLMGLFSFYFRNKINYKISDALFSSTVLKDIPFDYLGDTWEDFEFARKQDHQHSFDFVSPLLNDTTDYFALYQHSLTRFEKKCDIRDFMDLCQIIRYINLHEISGDVAEFGSYKGHSGFLISLLLEAYGNKKKLYMYDTFEKFPVETIGVDAFWSDTHEVNFEEVKSKFTDRPNVQLVKGDFTQTLNSVRPEMLSFIYVDCDSYRASTFLMEELFEKTLSSGGVMILEDYGHPALLGNRLAYHHFFDQRKDCFKFFSQFSGFMIIVKK; from the coding sequence ATGTTTGGAAAAATCAATAAATATTACCGCGAAGGAAATCTGGCGCTGGCGATCAAACAAAAGCTCGACAATTATCTCGACAAGTGGATTGTTAAGGAACAAGGAAAAAAACTTGGCTCCAAAATTTACAGCCGTTTTTACATCAGGAATGAAGCGGAAGCCGCGCAGTTCTTTTTCGCTCAATCGCTGGCCTGGAAAAATCATTTTAAAGATAAAAACACAATACTGGTGTTCGGATCACCCGGGAATACTGAACTCAGCGTATTGTTGACAAAACTGAAGGCAAATGGAATACAGGTAATTCTTGTTCCATTCGCTGAATTGTCTACACTAAAAAATCATGAAAAGGATTCCGGAAAACTGATGGGTTTATTTTCCTTTTATTTCCGGAATAAAATCAATTACAAAATCAGTGACGCACTGTTTTCTTCGACAGTTCTCAAAGATATTCCATTCGACTATCTTGGAGATACCTGGGAAGATTTTGAATTCGCCAGAAAACAAGACCATCAGCACAGTTTTGATTTTGTTTCTCCGCTACTCAATGACACAACGGATTATTTTGCATTGTATCAACATTCCTTAACACGTTTTGAAAAAAAATGTGACATCCGTGATTTCATGGATTTGTGCCAGATCATTCGTTACATTAACCTGCACGAAATCTCCGGTGATGTTGCTGAATTTGGCTCTTACAAAGGACATAGCGGCTTTCTGATTTCACTCTTGCTGGAGGCATACGGCAACAAGAAGAAATTATATATGTACGACACCTTTGAAAAATTTCCGGTGGAAACGATTGGTGTCGATGCTTTCTGGAGTGATACGCATGAAGTGAATTTCGAAGAAGTGAAATCAAAATTTACAGACCGTCCGAATGTCCAATTGGTAAAAGGCGATTTCACGCAAACGCTGAATTCTGTACGACCAGAAATGCTCTCATTCATCTATGTTGATTGTGACTCTTACCGGGCGTCCACATTTCTCATGGAAGAATTATTCGAAAAAACACTTTCTTCGGGCGGAGTGATGATACTGGAAGATTACGGCCATCCTGCATTGCTTGGCAACCGTCTCGCCTATCATCATTTCTTTGATCAGCGAAAAGATTGCTTCAAGTTCTTTTCACAGTTCAGTGGATTTATGATTATCGTGAAAAAATAA
- a CDS encoding glycosyltransferase family 4 protein — translation MFNRINIIIPVLGSSSWTGGFTYQANLIEALRTRPDVSIYLVKNLDLQIENDEKSKLTGRFFQFVYQLRKSFGNKFSLVVRGYNKELTRKLNRYTVAQMNVLFTHNNAHLLSRNNLIKLYWIPDFQHVHMSYFFSEEEIIERNQRFLHGCEHADIIIVSSKNAQNDLANFAPQYLNKSRISNFVSNVPKGIWDINPGQLLSKYSIPEKFFYLPNQFWKHKNHMLVFEALHRLKKENIFPIIVCTGNPTDYRNPEYSNELKKKIEEWELKDQLFILGLVDHNDVLLLIRQCIALINPSLFEGWSTTVEECKSIGKRAILSNIEVHMEQNPPLSDFFDPHDAKSLAELLKKHWQELAPGPDLELEEKAKSSLHQRMNNYANNFVNIIKENYSNRRIDE, via the coding sequence ATGTTTAACAGAATCAATATAATTATACCGGTACTGGGTAGCAGTTCATGGACCGGTGGGTTTACTTACCAGGCAAATCTGATTGAGGCATTACGAACGCGACCGGATGTCAGTATCTATCTTGTAAAAAATCTGGATCTGCAAATAGAAAATGATGAAAAAAGCAAACTTACCGGCCGGTTTTTTCAATTTGTTTACCAACTTAGAAAGAGTTTTGGAAATAAATTCTCATTGGTGGTCAGAGGTTATAATAAAGAACTTACGAGAAAGCTCAATCGGTATACAGTTGCCCAAATGAATGTTCTGTTTACACATAACAATGCGCATTTATTGAGCAGAAACAACTTGATTAAACTCTATTGGATTCCGGATTTCCAGCATGTTCATATGAGTTATTTTTTTAGTGAAGAAGAAATTATTGAAAGGAACCAGCGCTTTCTGCACGGTTGCGAGCATGCCGACATTATCATTGTGAGCAGTAAAAATGCGCAGAATGACCTTGCAAATTTTGCTCCTCAATATTTAAACAAAAGCAGGATATCCAATTTCGTTTCTAACGTACCAAAAGGTATCTGGGATATAAATCCCGGTCAGCTACTGAGTAAATACTCGATCCCTGAAAAGTTTTTTTATCTCCCGAATCAATTCTGGAAACACAAAAACCATATGCTGGTTTTTGAAGCATTGCACCGTTTAAAGAAGGAAAATATTTTTCCAATCATTGTATGCACAGGTAATCCCACAGATTACAGAAATCCGGAATACAGTAACGAATTGAAAAAGAAAATAGAAGAATGGGAACTCAAGGATCAATTATTCATTCTCGGGTTGGTGGATCACAACGATGTATTGTTACTTATCCGACAATGTATCGCACTGATTAATCCATCACTTTTTGAAGGATGGAGCACTACTGTTGAGGAATGCAAATCAATTGGAAAGAGAGCAATCCTTTCCAACATTGAAGTGCACATGGAGCAAAATCCACCTTTGTCGGACTTTTTTGATCCGCACGATGCAAAATCTCTGGCTGAACTATTGAAAAAGCATTGGCAGGAATTAGCCCCCGGACCGGATCTGGAACTGGAAGAAAAAGCAAAATCCAGTCTGCATCAGCGGATGAATAACTATGCGAATAATTTTGTAAATATTATAAAAGAAAATTATTCAAACCGGAGAATAGATGAATAG
- a CDS encoding glycosyltransferase has product MKGQGVMNNPKISIIVPSFNQGAYIEHTILSVLKQDYSNWELIIQDACSTDQTAEICAAYVLKDKRIQFYREKDKGFADGVNKALDHASGEICGIQSSDDYYSEAGVFTQVAKMYSENPQLNLLTAYHVPIDNQTSRSIMPPSCSKRRKWFSGSQECICFEESFSTGIHIFLITTGLAG; this is encoded by the coding sequence ATGAAGGGTCAAGGAGTCATGAACAATCCTAAAATATCCATTATCGTTCCGAGCTTTAATCAAGGCGCATATATTGAACATACGATACTGAGTGTACTAAAACAGGATTATTCCAACTGGGAGCTCATCATTCAGGATGCATGTTCCACTGATCAGACTGCTGAAATTTGCGCCGCTTATGTGTTGAAAGATAAAAGAATTCAGTTTTACAGGGAGAAAGACAAAGGATTTGCGGATGGAGTAAACAAAGCACTCGATCATGCAAGTGGGGAAATTTGCGGAATTCAAAGTTCAGACGACTATTATTCTGAGGCCGGAGTGTTCACTCAGGTTGCCAAAATGTATTCCGAAAACCCTCAATTGAATCTTTTAACGGCATACCATGTTCCGATCGACAACCAAACTTCTCGAAGTATTATGCCCCCCTCCTGCTCAAAAAGAAGAAAATGGTTTTCTGGATCGCAGGAATGTATTTGCTTTGAAGAATCATTTTCCACAGGGATCCACATTTTTCTCATTACAACGGGCCTTGCAGGTTGA